The following nucleotide sequence is from Streptomyces pactum.
GGCGGCACGCGTCAGGCGGGAACCTCTTCCCGGCGGCGGCCCGCCGCCGCGGTGGCGATCCGGCCCAGCGCCTCGTCGCCGCCGCACGGGTACGCGCCCAGCGCCGCGTGCCGGGCCACCAGGCCGCGCTCCGCGCGCATCAGCCGCCAGCCCCGGCGCACCAGGTACGGCGCCGACTTCCGGCCCTCGCGCAGATCCCGCACCAGCCGGCGCCGGAAGGTGGTGAGGGGCCGGCCGCGCAGGCACAGCGCGTCGGCGAGCAGGTCCAGTTCCCGGCACCGGTCGATGATGTCCGCGGCGAAGATGCCCTCCGCGATGAACAGCGGCGCACCGCCGAGGTCCAGGACCGTCTCGCCCACCCGGCCGTTGGCGGCGATGGAGTAGACGGGCACCGCGGCCCGCGCGGTGCGGCACAGTGACGCGATCGCGGCCACCGCGCCCTCGTCGTC
It contains:
- a CDS encoding ATP-binding protein, which encodes MTSDPVSARVILLSGPSGSGKSSLAARTGLPVLRLDDFYRDGDDPALPQLPGGGTDWDSPRSWDDEGAVAAIASLCRTARAAVPVYSIAANGRVGETVLDLGGAPLFIAEGIFAADIIDRCRELDLLADALCLRGRPLTTFRRRLVRDLREGRKSAPYLVRRGWRLMRAERGLVARHAALGAYPCGGDEALGRIATAAAGRRREEVPA